The Henckelia pumila isolate YLH828 chromosome 2, ASM3356847v2, whole genome shotgun sequence genome includes a window with the following:
- the LOC140883504 gene encoding CCG-binding protein 1, whose protein sequence is MNRTVPLNCSSSTFLVSQCSKSVATRSVSVPVVYCSSRNIGCIPKLEPFSRSKIDRAVKEPPLIQKSENQIADYCVTVDGDDSYSCWQAYFELKDLEKEAPKEEVERLIMEAGGVKSLIGCIHGVAAIRKSKKERGDSLMPLKIDKVRANSTCPIPDGLPKTREELEEEERARMPDSQFTRLLRAKGRHPAWYSPAPEHETD, encoded by the exons ATGAATCGGACAGTGCCCTTGAATTGTTCTTCGAGCACTTTTCTGGTCTCCCAGTGTTCGAAATCGGTGGCTACGAGAAGTGTTTCTGTTCCGGTTGTTTACTGTTCTTCAAGAAACATTGGTTGCATACCAAAGCTGGAGCCTTTTAGCAGAAGCAAGATCGATAGAGCCGTTAAGGAGCCGCCTCTGATTCAGAAATCTGAGAACCAAATCGCAG ATTATTGCGTGACCGTTGATGGAGATGATTCTTATAGTTGCTGGCAGGCCTATTTTGAACTCAAAGATCTTGAA AAAGAGGCACCAAAGGAGGAGGTGGAAAGGTTGATAATGGAAGCTGGAGGAGTAAAATCGCTCATCGGATGCATACACGGGGTGGCAGCGATCCGCAAGTCGAAAAAGGAACGCGGAGATTCGCTGATGCCCTTGAAAATCGACAAGGTACGAGCGAACAGCACCTGCCCGATCCCGGATGGGTTGCCAAAAACTCGAGAAGAGCTCGAGGAAGAAGAGCGAGCTAGAATGCCGGACTCCCAGTTCACCAGGCTGCTTCGAGCCAAAGGACGACATCCTGCTTGGTACTCCCCTGCTCCCGAACACGAGACCGATTGA